The proteins below are encoded in one region of Bacillota bacterium:
- a CDS encoding spore maturation protein yields the protein MRHLLNAIWLFLIVVGVAAAAAHGRTDLLTAEVFASAERAVTYTLEMVGAMCLWLGILRIGEKAGLLQLLARGVCRLLGPLFPGIPRGDPVLGTMAMNLSANILGVGSAATPFGLAAMSRLQELNPRPREASAAMCTFLALNSSVLLLVPSALLAVRSACRSEAPAAVVPVIALVSGISWVSCMLLDAFIRWRSRGR from the coding sequence GTGAGGCATTTGCTCAACGCAATATGGTTGTTTCTCATCGTGGTCGGCGTCGCCGCGGCAGCCGCTCACGGTCGCACAGACCTTCTCACAGCGGAAGTATTCGCGTCGGCAGAGCGGGCCGTCACGTACACGCTGGAAATGGTAGGGGCCATGTGCCTCTGGTTGGGCATCCTGCGCATCGGCGAAAAAGCGGGTCTGCTCCAACTCCTGGCCCGCGGGGTGTGCCGGTTGCTGGGTCCGCTTTTTCCCGGCATACCCCGCGGGGACCCCGTCCTGGGGACCATGGCCATGAACCTGAGCGCCAATATCCTCGGGGTGGGGAGCGCAGCCACACCTTTCGGGCTGGCCGCCATGAGCAGGCTGCAGGAGCTCAATCCCCGGCCGCGGGAGGCGTCAGCCGCCATGTGCACCTTCCTGGCCCTCAACTCCTCCGTGCTCCTGCTCGTGCCTTCGGCACTGCTGGCCGTCCGTTCCGCCTGCAGATCGGAGGCGCCGGCGGCAGTGGTGCCGGTGATAGCCCTGGTCAGTGGCATCTCCTGGGTAAGCTGCATGCTGCTGGACGCCTTCATCCGCTGGCGTTCGCGAGGGCGCTGA
- a CDS encoding spore maturation protein — MQEASRWMVPALLVLIPLYGAWKGVPVYDAFVEGAAQGLEVSLRILPYLVAIMVALAALRTSGLLEAVQDLLGPLLDRWGVPADVLPLVLIRPLSGSGALAVTTDLLRRHGPDSPAGLLASVLQGSTDTTFYVLSLYLGSVGVRHPRYALGVCLFGDAIAFLAGVLLWRMLLS, encoded by the coding sequence ATGCAGGAGGCCAGCCGCTGGATGGTACCGGCCCTGCTGGTGCTGATCCCGCTGTACGGAGCCTGGAAGGGGGTACCCGTCTATGACGCCTTCGTGGAAGGGGCCGCCCAGGGACTGGAGGTTTCCCTGCGCATCCTTCCCTACCTGGTGGCCATCATGGTGGCACTGGCCGCCCTGCGCACGTCCGGACTGCTGGAGGCGGTCCAGGATCTGCTGGGGCCGTTGCTGGACAGGTGGGGCGTTCCCGCCGACGTCCTCCCGCTGGTCCTCATTCGGCCCCTGTCGGGGAGCGGAGCTCTGGCGGTGACCACCGACCTCCTGCGCCGTCACGGACCGGACAGCCCGGCGGGGTTGCTCGCTTCCGTCCTGCAGGGCTCGACGGACACCACATTCTACGTGTTGAGCCTCTACCTGGGTTCGGTGGGCGTTCGCCATCCCCGCTATGCCCTGGGGGTGTGCCTGTTCGGCGATGCCATCGCCTTCCTGGCAGGAGTGCTGCTCTGGCGGATGCTGCTTTCGTAG